The region CAAAGTCCTCTGTGGCCTCCTGCTCCATAACATCCACCACATCGTCCACGGTGACAATGCCCACCAGACGGTTCTCGTGGTCCACCACCGGAAGGCTCAGGAGGTCGTACTTGCGGAAGCTCTCCGCCACCTCCTCCTGGTCGTCTGTGGTCACGGCCTTGATCACATGGGTATCCATGATGTTGCCGATAACTTCCTCATAGGGATGCATCAGCAGATCCTTGACCGTCACCACACCCTCCAGGGTCCTTTTTGCGTCCATGACATAACAGGTGTAAATCGTCTCCTTATCCACGCCGTGCCTGCGGATATAGGCAAATGCCTCATCCACGGTCATGCGCTTCTTAAGGCCCACATACTCTGCTGTCATAATGCTTCCGGCGCTGCCTTCCGGGTACTTTAAAAACTGGTTAATCAGCTTCCTGGTGTCCGGCGTGGAGTTCTTAAGCACACGCTTGACCACATTGGCCGGCAGCTCCTCCAGCATATCCACGGCATCGTCCACAAACAGGTCGTTGACAATGGCGCTGAGCTCGTAATCCGTGATGCTGTTGATGATATGCTCCTGCTTCTCCACAGGCAGGCACGCAAACACATCGCTTGCCAGCTCCTTTGGAAGCATGCGGTAGACCACTACGGTCTTCTCGGAATCCAGTTCCTCGATGAACGCGGCAATATCCACCTCGTTCATCTCAATCAGCTTTTCCTTCAGTAACCTGAGCTGCATTGTATCTAACAGCTCCATCAGCTCTTTTAAATCAAAATTCTCCTGCATCTTATTCCTTCCATGAATGGTGACATCATGAAAGCAGTACGCAAAATGCCGCAGTCCTGCCCTGGATGACCGGGCTGCAGCAACAAAACAGCCATAATTACAGACTCCTCCTGTAATACATGGCTATCATCATAAACGTATATGAATCCTATCATCAACGGCAGTGAAAGCAAAGCGGGATCAAAGCCGCCGGCCCAGCTCCCACTACCATACGCTTATGATAATTGTCTGCTTCCAACTTATGACTTCGACCTTCCACTCCGGTTCACTTCCTTTCATTTTAAAATTTAATCCTTATCTAGCATACCAGCACCCGGCCATAAAATCAACCCCTAATTTCCTGATTTCCTTTTCACGCGGGAAAGCATTTCCCCATATCATAGATTATATTCCATAAATACAGGAGTGACTTATTATGATAGAATCCGCAGTAGTGCTGACTCCTCTCCACTACGCTTATCTCATAGGCGTCATCGTTATCCTGGCAGTGATGGTCCTCAAAAAGGATACGCCTGCCGTCTGCATCGCCTTCCTGTTCATCCTGGGCCTCATCGGCCTTAAATCCGTCACCGGCGGCATCATAACCGTGTTTTCCGCTGTTCTATATGCAGGCAGGGAATTCATGGAGGTGCTGGCCACCATTGCCCTGGTTACCTCCCTGTCCAAATGCCTGAAGGATCTGGGAAGCGACTATCTGATGATGGTTCCCATGGCCGGCATTATGAAAACCCCTTCCCTGACCTGGTGGATTCTTGGACTCACCATGTTTCTGTTTTCCCTGTTCCTGTGGCCCAGCCCCTCGGTCGCGCTGGTAGGAGCCATCATGCTTCCCTTTGCAGTGAAGGCAGGTCTGAATCCATTAGCCGCGGCCATGGCCATGAACCTGTTCGGACACGGCTTTGCCCTGAGCTACGATGTGGTGATTCAGGGCGCTCCCGCCATCTCAGCCGGCGCAGCCGGCCTTGACACCTCCTCCATCCTCCGGCAGGCATGGCCTTTGTTCTGGGCGATGGGCATTGTCACTGTCCTCAGCGCATATGTGTTAAACAGAGGCCAGCTGGATGCCAGGGGACCCAGGCTCTCCATACAGGCCGAACCTTCCGGGCCGCGGGGACCCAGGAAGACCGCCCTGTTCCTGGCTGTCATTACTCCCCTTGCCTTTGCCGGGGATATTATCCTTATGCTTCTGTACGGCCTGAAGGGCGGGGATGCCACCAGTATGGTCTCCGGCACCGCTCTCCTTCTCACCTGCCTGGGCGCTCTGCTGGGCTTTGGGAAACAGTCCCTGGAAAAAGTCACCGGCTATGTCACCGAAGGTTTTCTCTTTGCCATCCGCATCTTTGCTCCGGTTATTATAATCGGTGCCTTTTTCTTTTTAGGCGGAGAAGGAATCACCTCCATCATGGGGGAGGGGGTCACCCGCGGCATCATGAATGACTGGGCCCTGTGGCTGGCACAGAACGCCCCCCTCACCCAATATATGGCGGCCTTTATACAGATGGTGGTGGGCGGACTGACGGGTCTGGACGGTTCCGGCTTTTCCGGTCTTCCCCTTACCGGCGCCCTGGCCAGGACCTTAGGGACCGCCACCGAATCATCTGTACCGGTCATGGCGGCCCTGGGCCAGATTACGGCTATCTTCGTTGGAGGCGGCACCATTGTGCCATGGGGACTCATCCCGGTTGCCGCCATCTGCAATGTAAGCCCTCTGGAACTGGCCAGAAGGAACCTGATACCGGTCTGCATTGGCTTTGCCTGCACCTTTGCCCTGGCATGTTTCATGCTCTGACGGCCGGATTCCCGGGGAACGCAGTATACAGGCGGATTGTCTCCGCCGGACATTACCCATTTTACAGCCAAACACCTTTCCACATCATGACAGGAGGAATGAATTATGTGCGGAATTGCCGGTTTTTATAACCCTCATGACCATTACCTGAAAGAAAAAGAACACTATGAATCTGTCCTGCGGGCCATGGCAGAACGCTTGCGGCACCGGGGCCCCGATGACGCCGGACAATGGCTTTGGGAACACGGCGGCCTGTCCCATGCCCGCCTGTCCATCATTGATCTGGCCGGAGGTCACCAGCCCATGGTGAAATCAGGCTCCAGACAGACCTTTGCCATTGTCTACAACGGGGAACTGTACAATACCGATGAACTGCGCCGGGAGCTCATGGCCGCGGGCTGCTCCTTCCAGAGCTCCAGCGACACGGAGGTCATACTGGCAGGCTACATGGAATACGGCCCTGACTTTGTAAAGCGCCTGAACGGCATCTTTGCCTTTGCCGTCATGGACACGGCCCATAACCGTCTGTGCCTGTTCCGGGACCGGGCCGGGGTAAAACCGCTGTTCTATACGGCGAGGGACGAAGAACTCATATTTTCATCCGAGCTCAAAGGAATCCTGGCCTATCCGGGCATCAAAGCCCGGTTGGACCGCAGGGGATTAAATGAAGTGTTCTCCATCGGACCTGCCAGGACCTACGGCTGCGGCGTTCTAAAGGACATGGAGGAGCTGCTCCCGGGACATTACCTCATATGCGGCCCGGATGGAATCCGCCAGCATAGTTATTGGAAGCTGGTCAGCCGTCCCCATGAGGACAGCTATGAAAGGACCATTGAGAAAACGTCTTTTCTGGTGGAGGATTCCGTGCGCAGGCAGATGGTTTCAGATGTGCCCATCTGTACCTTCCTTTCAGGCGGCGTGGACTCCAGCCTGGTATCTGCCATCTGCGCAAAAGAACTGAAAAAACAGGGAAAGCGCCTTACCACCTTCTCCTTTGACTTTGTGGACAACGATAAATTCTTCCGGGCCAACCCCTTCCAGCCCTCCCGGGACCGCCCCTACGTGGACCAGATGGTAAGATTCCTGGATTCCGACCATCATTACCTTGAATGCGGCAACCTGACCCAGGCCGACCGTCTCTTTGATTCCGTCCTGGCCCATGATCTGCCGGCCATGGGGGACATTGATTCCTCCATGCTCCAGTTCTGCTCCATGGTCAGGGAACACAACAAGGTAGCCCTGACCGGCGAATGCGCCGACGAAATATTCGGCGGCTACCCCTGGTTCCATAAAAAGGAATGCTTTGAGGCCCACACGTTCCCGTGGACCATGGACCTGTCCCCCAGAAAATCCCTGCTGGATGACAGCTTCTTAGAGTATCTGGACATGGACCGGTATGTGCTGGATACCTATGAGCGCTCTGTGGCAGAGACCCCTGTGCTGGCAGAGGATTCCCCGGAGGAAGCCAGACGCCGGGAAATTGCCTGGCTGAACCTGCGCTGGTTCATGCAGACCCTTCTCAACCGCATGGACCGCACCAGCATGTATTCCGGCCTGGAAGCAAGAGTTCCCTTTGCGGACCACCGAATCATTGAATACGTCTGGAACGTGCCCTGGGACATGAAAACAAGGGACGGACTGGTAAAGAACCTGCTCCGCCAGTCGGGAAAAGGACTTCTCCCGGATGAAATACTGTTCCGGAAAAAGTCCCCCTATCCTAAAACCTATGATACCGCCTATGAGAAACTGCTTGCAGACCGTGTAAGGGAAATGATGGACGACAGCCATTCACCTGTAATGGATTTCCTGGACCGGAAAAAACTGGTCCGCTTCCTCACCAGCCCCTCTGATTACGGAAAACCCTGGTACGGCCAGCTCATGGCCGGTCCCCAGATGCTGGCCTATATCCTCCAGGTCAACTTCTGGCTGAAAACCTATGACATTGAAGTGGTGGGCTAGGAGTGAGGCTTCATATCAGGCTCGTAAAACGCGAACTGATTCTTACCCCGGCGCTTGGCTTCATAGACAGCTATATCCGCCTTAATGAGAAGGGAATCGTAATCCCTTCCGTCCCTCGGGCACACAGCCCCTCCGATGCTGCAGGAGAGCCCGCAGCCCTTCAGTTCTAAATCCGGTATGCGGCTCACTGCCTGGCACAGGCGTCCCGCGCATTCGCCTGCCTCACCAACGGACGTGACGCCCGATAAAAAGGCCACGAACTCGTCGCCTCCCACCCTTCCGATTATGTCGGAAGTCCGGAGGACCTGGCGGAAACACTCCGCCACAGAGCACAGCACCTTATCCCCGTACCGGTGGCCAAGGGTATCGTTCACTGTCTTAAAATTATCCAAATCGATAAAAAGCAGCACAGAAGGCGGCATCACCGCGGCCTCCCTCAGGGCTGTGTTGATCTTGGCATTCACTGCCTGGCGGTTATACAGGCCTGTAAGAGAATCAATCCTTGCATGAAGGAGCGCGTCGCTGAGGCGCTTCTTCTGCCTGCGCTGCTCCAGGTACTCTGCCGTGATATCCTGCCGCATAAGAAGAATCCTGCGCTCCTGCCTGTCAAAGTATGCATAGTGCAGCAATTTGCGGGCATACCGGCCGTCCGTGCTTTTTTCCCCATAAGATATCATCAGCTCGCCTTCCCGTTCCAAGGCATCCAGGACATTTCCCATGGACGCTTTCTCCAAAAGCAGGTCCCTGTCCTCAGGCACCGCATACTTCCTGACGCAGGCTTCCAGTTCCTGATTATAATTTCCTGAAGAAGGCATCTGCCCCTGTATACGGCTGTCATTTTTCTGCAACATTTCATAATAACCCGTGCCCCCGTCCAGACACAGGAAAAAATCGCAGTTTCTGTACACGTACCGGTCGATAATCTGTTCCTGCATGTACCGCTTCTGTTCTTCCTTTTCCATATCACGGACATAGCACAGGATGGTGCCGCCGTTACCGGCTGCTATGGCCACCGCCTCCACCCACACATAGTCACCCTCCGCCGTCCTCTGCCGGTAGACCAGCTTATCGGGATGTCTGCTCGCTGAAAGCTCTTTCATGTGCACGGAGCTGAAAAATGCCAGGAACTGCCTGCACTCCCGGGGATGTACACGGCTCCAGGCAAATGCCCTGAATTCCCGCTCTGTACGGTTCTCCCGCAGCCGGCTTCTGCCCTCTGTGTAAAATATAATCCGGCTGTCCCCTGATGCCGGGTCCCAGGCCAGCAGTTCGTCAAATAATGTCAGAAGCGGCTGTGCATATTCCTTTTCAAGCCCCGGTTCCTGCACCACGCGTTTCCCGCACACCTGCCTTCTGTCTTCTGTCCCTTCACCCATGCAAAACTTCCTTTCCCCCTCCCGGCATTACATCCAGGAGTTCAGTGTATTTCAATTCATTATTTATATGCATTGCATAGTAATTCATAATATGAGAAGTGTAGTGTACACTAGTATTGAGGTGAATCGCAATGCATGACTACGTTAAAACTTTAGGTACGGTCATCCGAAAGGCCCGCGAAGAGCAGGGAATGTCCCAGGCTTCCCTGGCTGAGAAGCTGGGCATAGATGTCCGTACCATTATTAATATAGAAAATTTCCGTGGAAACCCCAAATTTGAGGTGCTTTATCCTCTGGTAACCACTTTGAGAATTCCCGCTGACCGTATCTTTTACCCTGAAACCGACTCCATGGGCAACAGCAAGCAGCAGTTGTTCTGGGAACTCCACAGTCTGAGTGAAAAGGAAGCCCTGGAGCTTCTTCCCGTCATACGCTGTCTGGCTGAAATTATGCGCAAACACGGGTCAGAGAACCCATAATCCGATATTATTTTACTACAGGGATTCTAAAAATACAATATATTATTCATTGCATTACAGATTTTTTACGTATTGCGATACATGTTTCAGACAAAAATACAGAGCTGTCCGCCAGGAACCAGATTCAAACAATCCTTCCAAAACAGGCAGCCCGGTCCAATGTCCCGGTCAAAATATCCTCCCCGGCATCTCTATGCCGGAACATTGATGATAAGTGCAATGATTTCCATGGTCCCGTCCCCGTAACAGGCAATGCCGTGGCTGTCCCCATCCTTGCACATGTGGTAATCTCCGGGATTCAGCACGGATTCCACGCCGTTATCCGTTACCAGGGCCTGTCCCTTCAGCACATAATATCCCTCAAACTCTCCTTGATGCTCATGTATCCCAATGGATGTGCCCGGCTCAAACACGACCCTGGCGAAGGTCCTTCCCGAACCGTAAGCCTCCTCCTTTGTCATGAAGGTGTGGAAGGTCACATCTCCCATCCCCTTCTGCACCTCGTGCTTGGCAACGGCCTCCATCTCGTCTTTTCTTCTAATCATGATTCCTGTCCTCCTGTCATTCCATATGGCTATCCATCATTGTACCATCCTGTCCCCGGTCCGTCAACGTCCGGAACCACCCTTTACAGATACGTTTTACACTGCTTTGCCAACATGCTTTACAGCTACCGTCACGAGTAATACATCTCCCGCTTTCTTCCGATAACGGGTCCGGGACAATCTGAGGCCAGAGAGACCGTCAGCATCTCCGGCTCCACCTCCACCTGCGGCTTCACGCTGCCCTTGGCCTTTAAGAGCCGGCACAGGCTCTTGGCCCGCTTCATGCTGTCGGTTGGCTCTTTCATCAGATATTCCAGCTCCTGCTCCACAAAGCTGTCCTTTGCGTATTCCCGGCAGATGACATCGTAATTGCGCTGGCGCCCCGCGTCCCTTCTGCATCTATCCTCCAGAAAGCTTCTTGCCACTTCGCCGGATGGAAACTGTTCACTTAAATGAAGCATCATGAGACGGGCATACGCCTCAACAAACGGTCCCTCTCCTGTCCTGGACAGCTTCCCGTCCATACGGCAGAACTGTTCCATGTCAAAAGCCCGGGCCGGCACATGAAGGCGGCCGCAGGCCCCTGTCATATAACATACATACGCCTGCTCCCGTATCTCCCCTTCGTCAAACTCCTCCCGCCCGTACTTTGCCGCACCCTCCTGTATCTTATTTATCAGATTATGAGCAATATACCGGCTCACCCTCAGATTCACTTCCTGTTCCAGGACAGCCATATCGTAAAAATGTTCAGAGGACATGGGAAATAATGTTTCCAGAAGGCCCCCGGTAAAATCCAGAAACTGGTTAGTTCTGCTGTCGAAAAATAAAAAGGGACCATTGTCCGGACCGGTTCGGTCAGAAAACGCCTCCGGCCTGCATCTGACGCCGATTTCCCAAAAACCGTCCGGACAGGCGGGACCGGATTTCCCTGCAGTAAACAGATATTCATGACTTCCGGAAAACACACTGACTGTCTTCCGTGCCCTTATCCCCTCAATCAGTCTCATAATCCCCATGTTATCATATCCTCCCACATCATTTGTATTTTTCTGCGCCTCCCATATTTCAGCGCTTTAAATTATGGAATGCATGTTCTATACTACTAAATTTCACAAATAAGTGCAATATTAACAACCAAAAATACACAAAAAGTACAAAAAAGGTACAAAAAACGCAATAAAATACCGGACAGCTCCAATAAAGCCATCCGGCAAATCGTTTAAAACTATGACTGTCACTGATTCAGTGCTGCTATTTCATGGATTCCGCAATGGCATCCGCCATGGAATCCAGTTCTTCCATCTGGGATTCCTTAAGAGATGATTTTACTGTCACCATCTGTTCCAGAATGGTCATATTCTTCATGGAGCCGATGATTTCCTTCATCTGCTTTCCTGACAGCACGCCCCAGGAGCCGTTTTCCATCAGGGCCACGGTCCTGTTCTGCAGGTTATGGGCCTTCAGATCCATGAGCACATGCTCCATGCTGCTGAAGATGCCTCCGTTATAGGTGGCTGACGCAAACACCAGATGGCTGCAGCGGAATGCCTCCGAGATAATAGTGGAAGGATGGGTGGAGGAGGCGTCATACATGGCAATGTTCCTGATTCCCCTCTCCGCCAGTTTGCAGGCCAGGATATTGGCTGCGTTCTCCGTGTTGCCGTAGATGGAACCATAGGCAATCATCACGGCCTTTTCCTCCGGCTCATAGCTGCTCCAGGTCAGATACTTGTCCACGTACCAGCTTATATCCTCGCGCCATACCGGGCCGTGAAGCGGGCACAGGGTACGGATGTCCAGGCCTGACGCTTTCTTTAACAGGGTCTGCACGGAAGGCCCGTACTTGCCCACGATATTGGTATAATACCGTCTGGCATCGTCCAGCCAGTCTCTCTCAAAATTCACCTCATCCGCAAACAGGTTGCCGTTCATGGCCCCGAAGGTGCCAAAGGCATCCGCGGAGAACAGGGTCTTGTCCGTGGTATCATAGGTTACCATAACCTCCGGCCAGTGTACCATGGGCGCCATGAGGAAGGTAAATGTATGCCGCCCCGTGCAAAGAGTATCATTTTCCTTGACCACAATGGCTCTGGAATCAATGTCAAAATTATAGAACTGTTTGATAATCGGAATGGTTTTGGGGTTGCACACAACCTGTACCCCCGGATACCGCAGCACAATCTCTCCAAGGGTGGCGCAGTGGTCCGGCTCCATGTGGTTTACCACCACGTAATCTAAGGCTCGTCCCTTTAACAGTGCGTCTATGTTCTCAAAAAACTGCTCCGTGATTGCCCGGTCCACCGTGTCAAACAGCACAGTCTTCTCATCCAGCAGAAGATAAGCATTGTAGGAAACCCCCCGCGGAATAGGATACGCGTTCTCAAATAAGGCCAGCCTCCGGTCTGTACCGCCAACCCAGAACAAATCATCATTGATGCGCTTTACACAGTACATATTCATTCTTCCTTTCGTCCATAATATGTTAAAAATCCGTCAATTTATTTCGCTTAGAAGTATACTACATTTTTCCCAAAATGTCACTGTATAAATTAGTGTACACTAATAATTTCCGGCTGTCCGCATCTTTCTCCGCGCTGTCCGTACTTACCTTGTTTAGTATCCCTGTCCGGACCCAAAATATTACAGGGCCGGCAATCTTTGCGCGGAAACCGCAGAAAAACAGCAGGGTATGCATTCACATCCCCGCTGTTTGAATTCTTTTGCCGCTATTTATAATCCAAATTCCTCTATGCCTGCTTTTTTGCCGGCTCCTGGGGGCCTGCGTGCTTATGCTCAGACAGCGGCATCACATGCATGTTTCCTCTCTGCTCATTCTCAGCCCAGAAAATATCATCCGCCATCTTTGCCTCAGGATTAAACTCCACTCCTTCAAAGATATGTTTTACGAATTCCTTATAGCCCACACGGTCAATCAGATGGCCGCCGTGGAGATACTCCGGCTTGTAATCCAGAGCCCAGGCGGAAAACTTCTGCCAGTTGGCAAACATGCCCAGGATCACATCCTCCGTAACCCAGTTAAGGAACAGCTTGCCTGCTCTTGGATTCTGCTTGCCCGTACGTCCTCCCAGGGTTACGCGGTACAGCTTCTTATCGCCCCTGGTCCATGCTCCGGTGGGACAAATCAGGGAACATTCGCCGCAGCCCACGCAGCAGCAGGTGTCCTTGTCAATCTTGCCGTTCCGGTTCAGGCTCAGCACGCCTGTGGCATGATGCCTGCAGGCGTCCACGCAGGAACCGCAGCCAATGCAGCGATCAATGTCATATACCTGCTTGTTGATGCCCATGATGCCGAAATCATTGAAGTTAGCCTTAACACAGTCGTTGGGACATCCGGCCACAGCCACCTTGATATGGTAATGGGACGGGAACACCAGGCGTTCAATCTTCCTGGCCAGCTCGTATGTATTCGCATTGCCCTTGATGCAGTGGGCGTTTCCGATACAGGACATGATATTCCTGGCGCCGATGGTGGGGTAGCCGTAATCCGTCACATCCATGTCCACGCCGCACATCTCCACGTCCACGTCATGGATATATGACTTGATGTACTTATTTACTTCCTCTATATTCTCATACTTTACACCGGGTATGTCAAAGGTCTGCCTGGTGCCCAGATGAAAGGTGCCGTTGCCAAAGCGCTCACAGAGATCCTGCACCAGCTTTAAGTGTTTTGCCTCAATCATGGCTCCCGGCACACGCATCTGCAGCATGAACTCCCCCGCCACCTTGGACTGTCTGAAACAGTTGATTCTTACCTTTTTTATATCAATATCATGATTCATTCCTTCGCCACCCCTCTCTTAATCAACCAGATACTTGGCCTGGGTATAATTAAACACAGGTCCGTCCAGACAGACATACACCTCATCAATGCGGCAGTGTCCGCATTTGCCCACGGCACATGACATCCTGCGCTCAAAGGACATCCATATCTTTTCTTCCGGCACGCCCTGGTTAAGGACTTCCAGGCCCGTAAACTTCATCATAGGCGGCGGTCCTACCACCACAACGCTGTAATCCTCCCCAAAGTCCTTAAAGGGAATCCCCGGCACAAACTCTGTGACAAAACCTGTCTCCCAGCCATCCTTGTGGTCCGTATCCAGGGCATAGGTGGTGGTGAACTTCTCCTTCCAGCGCTCCAGGTCATTCCTAAAAATAATCCCGTCCTCATTCTTAAATCCGCTGATCAGGTGCACGCTCTTTACAAAATCCTCCTGATTCCAGAACATATTCAGCATGCTCTTTACAGGCGCCAGCCCGGTGCCGCCGGTGATGACCACCATATGCTTACCCTGAAACTGCTCCACCGGCCATCCTTTGCCGTAGGCTCCCCTTAAGAAAAGGATGTCGCCCGGCTGCTTCTCAAATATCTCGTCCGTCACCTTTCCCACGGAACGTATGGTAAAATCCATCCAGCCGTCCCCGAAGGAGCTGACGGATATGGGTGCTTCCCCTACCTTTGGAATGGAAAGCTGCAGGAACTGTCCGTGGGACGGACGGATATCCGTCTCCACTCTGAATGTATATTCATGAAGGCTCTCCCGCCTTACCTCGCGTATCTTACATGCCACTGGCTTCACTATATTATTCATGACTGCGTCCCCTCTCCTATGCCTGCCTGCCGGCTTTTATTTCCTCAACAGCGTCTGCCATTTT is a window of Enterocloster clostridioformis DNA encoding:
- the asnB gene encoding asparagine synthase (glutamine-hydrolyzing), which produces MCGIAGFYNPHDHYLKEKEHYESVLRAMAERLRHRGPDDAGQWLWEHGGLSHARLSIIDLAGGHQPMVKSGSRQTFAIVYNGELYNTDELRRELMAAGCSFQSSSDTEVILAGYMEYGPDFVKRLNGIFAFAVMDTAHNRLCLFRDRAGVKPLFYTARDEELIFSSELKGILAYPGIKARLDRRGLNEVFSIGPARTYGCGVLKDMEELLPGHYLICGPDGIRQHSYWKLVSRPHEDSYERTIEKTSFLVEDSVRRQMVSDVPICTFLSGGVDSSLVSAICAKELKKQGKRLTTFSFDFVDNDKFFRANPFQPSRDRPYVDQMVRFLDSDHHYLECGNLTQADRLFDSVLAHDLPAMGDIDSSMLQFCSMVREHNKVALTGECADEIFGGYPWFHKKECFEAHTFPWTMDLSPRKSLLDDSFLEYLDMDRYVLDTYERSVAETPVLAEDSPEEARRREIAWLNLRWFMQTLLNRMDRTSMYSGLEARVPFADHRIIEYVWNVPWDMKTRDGLVKNLLRQSGKGLLPDEILFRKKSPYPKTYDTAYEKLLADRVREMMDDSHSPVMDFLDRKKLVRFLTSPSDYGKPWYGQLMAGPQMLAYILQVNFWLKTYDIEVVG
- the asrB gene encoding anaerobic sulfite reductase subunit AsrB, with protein sequence MNNIVKPVACKIREVRRESLHEYTFRVETDIRPSHGQFLQLSIPKVGEAPISVSSFGDGWMDFTIRSVGKVTDEIFEKQPGDILFLRGAYGKGWPVEQFQGKHMVVITGGTGLAPVKSMLNMFWNQEDFVKSVHLISGFKNEDGIIFRNDLERWKEKFTTTYALDTDHKDGWETGFVTEFVPGIPFKDFGEDYSVVVVGPPPMMKFTGLEVLNQGVPEEKIWMSFERRMSCAVGKCGHCRIDEVYVCLDGPVFNYTQAKYLVD
- the mgtE gene encoding magnesium transporter — protein: MQENFDLKELMELLDTMQLRLLKEKLIEMNEVDIAAFIEELDSEKTVVVYRMLPKELASDVFACLPVEKQEHIINSITDYELSAIVNDLFVDDAVDMLEELPANVVKRVLKNSTPDTRKLINQFLKYPEGSAGSIMTAEYVGLKKRMTVDEAFAYIRRHGVDKETIYTCYVMDAKRTLEGVVTVKDLLMHPYEEVIGNIMDTHVIKAVTTDDQEEVAESFRKYDLLSLPVVDHENRLVGIVTVDDVVDVMEQEATEDFEKMAAMLPSEKPYLKTGVFALAKNRLAWLLILMVSSMITGSILAKYEAAFAVIPLLVTFIPMLTDTGGNAGSQSSTMIIRGMAVGEIEARDILRVLWKELRVGVIVGVLLGLVNYVQLVVRFPGQEMLCLTVVLSLLATVMLAKTIGCVLPIVAQVLHLDPAIMAAPLITTIVDAVSLIIYFQLACSLLKI
- a CDS encoding GGDEF domain-containing protein, with product MGEGTEDRRQVCGKRVVQEPGLEKEYAQPLLTLFDELLAWDPASGDSRIIFYTEGRSRLRENRTEREFRAFAWSRVHPRECRQFLAFFSSVHMKELSASRHPDKLVYRQRTAEGDYVWVEAVAIAAGNGGTILCYVRDMEKEEQKRYMQEQIIDRYVYRNCDFFLCLDGGTGYYEMLQKNDSRIQGQMPSSGNYNQELEACVRKYAVPEDRDLLLEKASMGNVLDALEREGELMISYGEKSTDGRYARKLLHYAYFDRQERRILLMRQDITAEYLEQRRQKKRLSDALLHARIDSLTGLYNRQAVNAKINTALREAAVMPPSVLLFIDLDNFKTVNDTLGHRYGDKVLCSVAECFRQVLRTSDIIGRVGGDEFVAFLSGVTSVGEAGECAGRLCQAVSRIPDLELKGCGLSCSIGGAVCPRDGRDYDSLLIKADIAVYEAKRRGKNQFAFYEPDMKPHS
- the asrC gene encoding sulfite reductase subunit C, with translation MNHDIDIKKVRINCFRQSKVAGEFMLQMRVPGAMIEAKHLKLVQDLCERFGNGTFHLGTRQTFDIPGVKYENIEEVNKYIKSYIHDVDVEMCGVDMDVTDYGYPTIGARNIMSCIGNAHCIKGNANTYELARKIERLVFPSHYHIKVAVAGCPNDCVKANFNDFGIMGINKQVYDIDRCIGCGSCVDACRHHATGVLSLNRNGKIDKDTCCCVGCGECSLICPTGAWTRGDKKLYRVTLGGRTGKQNPRAGKLFLNWVTEDVILGMFANWQKFSAWALDYKPEYLHGGHLIDRVGYKEFVKHIFEGVEFNPEAKMADDIFWAENEQRGNMHVMPLSEHKHAGPQEPAKKQA
- a CDS encoding helix-turn-helix transcriptional regulator, giving the protein MHDYVKTLGTVIRKAREEQGMSQASLAEKLGIDVRTIINIENFRGNPKFEVLYPLVTTLRIPADRIFYPETDSMGNSKQQLFWELHSLSEKEALELLPVIRCLAEIMRKHGSENP
- a CDS encoding FprA family A-type flavoprotein, translating into MYCVKRINDDLFWVGGTDRRLALFENAYPIPRGVSYNAYLLLDEKTVLFDTVDRAITEQFFENIDALLKGRALDYVVVNHMEPDHCATLGEIVLRYPGVQVVCNPKTIPIIKQFYNFDIDSRAIVVKENDTLCTGRHTFTFLMAPMVHWPEVMVTYDTTDKTLFSADAFGTFGAMNGNLFADEVNFERDWLDDARRYYTNIVGKYGPSVQTLLKKASGLDIRTLCPLHGPVWREDISWYVDKYLTWSSYEPEEKAVMIAYGSIYGNTENAANILACKLAERGIRNIAMYDASSTHPSTIISEAFRCSHLVFASATYNGGIFSSMEHVLMDLKAHNLQNRTVALMENGSWGVLSGKQMKEIIGSMKNMTILEQMVTVKSSLKESQMEELDSMADAIAESMK
- a CDS encoding cupin domain-containing protein — encoded protein: MIRRKDEMEAVAKHEVQKGMGDVTFHTFMTKEEAYGSGRTFARVVFEPGTSIGIHEHQGEFEGYYVLKGQALVTDNGVESVLNPGDYHMCKDGDSHGIACYGDGTMEIIALIINVPA